One Vitis vinifera cultivar Pinot Noir 40024 chromosome 8, ASM3070453v1 genomic window carries:
- the LOC100267544 gene encoding polyadenylate-binding protein 7, whose product MAVPPTVPAAPASLYVGDLHPDITDGLLFDAFSEFKSLASVRICRDSSSGRSLCYGYVNFISPQDASHAIEAKNHTMLHGKVIRVMWSHRDPDARRSGIGNVFVKNLSDSIDNVRLQAMFQKFGNILSCKVVVTEDGKSKGYGFVQFESEEYANAAIEKLNGFIIDGKQIYAGKFVRKTDRVLPNPDAKYTNLYIKNLDPDVTEEALREKFFEFGKIASLVISKDENGMSRGFGFVNFESPEDAKRALEALNGLQLGSKVLYVARAQKKAEREQLLRRQFEEKRNEQILKYRGSNVYVKNIDDNVNDDDLREHFSVCGKITSAKLMRDQKGISKGFGFVCFSTPDEASKAVNTFHGYMFHRKPLYVAIAQRKEDRQAQLQLHYAQRMAGLAGPSTPVIPGGYPPLYYTAPPGVIPPRQGLMYQPLGLRTGWRANNLIPPTRPAFQPSSIPLMPNTPRQHRQNRGRTNGHIPQGGGHSTAFMPHLQQPTQPVISPKDSINQQRAGQAKYVPNGRSYEMSKGSGIPSAASNSVGTGSQGSEMLSSMLAAASPEQQKQILGEHLYPLVQKQKPDLAAKITGMLLEMDNSELLLLLESPESLAAKVEEAVQVLKLSKSKPSGQDTLHPSYLAAEVAVN is encoded by the exons ATGGCGGTTCCTCCGACCGTCCCTGCCGCTCCGGCTTCGCTCTACGTTGGTGACCTGCACCCTGATATCACCGATGGCCTGCTTTTCGACGCCTTCTCCGAATTTAAAAGCCTCGCCTCTGTGCGCATCTGCCGTGACTCCTCCTCTGGCCGTTCCCTCTGTTACGGTTACGTCAACTTCATCTCTCCTCAAGACG CTTCTCATGCCATTGAGGCAAAGAATCACACTATGCTGCATGGAAAAGTGATAAGAGTTATGTGGTCACATCGTGATCCAGATGCAAGAAGGAGTGGAATAGGGAATGTGTTTGTTAAG AATTTGAGTGACTCAATAGATAATGTGAGGCTTCAAGCCATGTTTCAGAAATTTGGCAATATTTTGTCTTGTAAAGTGGTTGTGACTGAGGATGGGAAGAGCAAAGGATATGGTTTCGTTCAGTTTGAGTCTGAGGAATATGCAAATGCTGCCATTGAGAAGCTAAATGGCTTCATTATTGACGGCAAACAGAT ATATGCTGGGAAGTTTGTCAGAAAGACTGATAGGGTTCTGCCCAATCCTGATGCCAAATATACAAATCTTTACATCAAGAATTTGGATCCAGATGTCACAGAAGAAGCTCTACGAGAGAAGTTCTTTGAGTTTGGGAAAATTGCTAGCTTGGTTATTTCTAAGGATGAAAATGGGATGTCCAGAGGTTTTGGTTTTGTGAACTTTGAGAGCCCGGAAGATGCCAAACGAGCACTGGAAGCATTAAATGGATTGCAACTTG GTTCGAAGGTTCTGTATGTAGCAAGGGCACAGAAGAAAGCCGAACGTGAGCAGCTTTTGCGTCGCCAATTTGAGGAGAAACGTAACGAGCAAATCTTAAAATACAGG GGTTCAAATGTGTATGTCAAGAACATTGATGATAATGTCAATGATGATGACCTGCGGGAACACTTTAGTGTGTGCGGCAAGATCACTTCTGCAAAACTCATGCGAGATCAAAAAGGGATAAGCAAGGGGTTTGGATTTGTCTGCTTCTCCACTCCTGATGAGGCCAGTAAAGCTGTGAACACTTTTCATG GGTACATGTTTCACAGAAAGCCATTGTATGTGGCTATTGCTCAAAGGAAAGAGGACAGGCAAGCACAACTGCAGCTTCATTATGCACAACGTATGGCAGGACTTGCAGGACCTTCTACTCCTGTTATCCCTGGTGGATATCCTCCTCTGTACTACACAGCTCCTCCTGGTGTTATACCTCCAAGACAGGGCCTGATGTATCAGCCTTTGGGTTTGCGCACAGGATGGAGAGCTAACAACCTTATACCTCCAACCAGACCAGCTTTTCAGCCATCATCAATTCCCTTG ATGCCTAATACTCCAAGGCAGCACAGGCAAAACAGGGGCAGGACAAATGGGCATATTCCACAGGGTGGTGGTCACTCTACTGCATTTATGCCACATTTGCAGCAGCCAACTCAACCAGTGATTTCACCAAAAGATTCAATCAATCAGCAG CGGGCTGGGCAGGCTAAGTATGTGCCAAATGGCCGTTCCTATGAGATGAGCAAAGGATCTGGAATCCCATCTGCTGCTTCCAATTCTGTTGGAACTGGATCTCAAGGATCGGAGATGCTGAGTAGCATGCTTGCTGCTGCTTCTCCTGAGCAGCAGAAGCAGATTCTGGGCGAGCATCTCTATCCCCTTGTCCAGAAACAAAAG CCTGATCTTGCTGCAAAGATAACGGGAATGCTTTTGGAGATGGACAACTCGGAACTGCTCCTGTTATTGGAATCCCCTGAGTCATTGGCTGCCAAAGTGGAAGAAGCTGTGCAGGTGCTCAAGCTCTCCAAATCTAAACCATCTGGACAGGACACACTTCATCCTAGTTACCTGGCTGCTGAGGTTGCGGTTAACTGA